In the genome of Pelobacter seleniigenes DSM 18267, one region contains:
- the ablA gene encoding lysine 2,3-aminomutase, with the protein MTHFSNAQQKIAEHLSSEDRFVASKWTDWHWQLKHSITRVETFETLLNIRLDPLERRKVALTLKKFPLRVTPYYLSLIDRNDFRNDPVFRQAFPDPQELEIDKCDMADPLAEDKDSPAPGITHRYPDRVLFHVSNVCAMYCRHCTRKRKVGDVDSIPDREQLRAGLEYIQNAPEVRDVLLSGGDPLMLNDAYLDWILTELRKIEHVQVIRIGSRMPVVLPYRITDELVAMLKKHHPVWLNTHFNHPREMTKSARLALRKLADAGIPLGNQSVLLAGVNDCQRIIKSLVHKLVANRVRPYYLYQCDLSEGLSHFRTPVGKGIEIMEGLIGHTSGFSVPTYVIDAPGGGGKIPLNPNYLISLSTNKVVLRNYEGVITTYQEPNSYETKFCDRNCERCDLQLKLDEGQEKDATGIEKLLSDFDEAISLTPAGNQRLERRDES; encoded by the coding sequence ATGACTCATTTTTCCAATGCCCAACAAAAAATAGCCGAACATTTAAGCAGCGAAGACCGCTTTGTCGCATCCAAATGGACCGACTGGCACTGGCAGCTGAAACATTCCATCACCAGGGTTGAAACCTTTGAAACCTTGCTGAATATCCGCCTCGATCCGCTGGAGCGCCGGAAGGTCGCCTTGACCTTGAAAAAATTTCCGTTGCGGGTCACCCCCTATTATCTGTCTCTTATTGATCGCAACGATTTCCGCAACGATCCGGTCTTCCGTCAGGCGTTCCCCGATCCCCAGGAACTGGAAATCGATAAATGCGATATGGCCGACCCCCTGGCTGAAGATAAAGACAGCCCCGCCCCGGGTATCACGCACCGCTACCCGGACCGGGTTCTGTTCCATGTCAGCAATGTCTGCGCCATGTATTGCCGCCACTGCACGCGCAAACGCAAGGTCGGCGATGTCGACTCGATCCCGGACCGGGAGCAACTGCGCGCCGGCCTCGAATACATTCAAAATGCCCCTGAGGTGCGTGATGTGCTGCTCTCTGGCGGCGACCCGCTGATGCTCAACGACGCCTACCTGGACTGGATTCTCACCGAACTGCGCAAGATCGAACATGTTCAGGTGATTCGCATCGGTTCAAGAATGCCGGTGGTGCTGCCCTACCGGATCACTGATGAACTGGTTGCCATGCTGAAAAAGCACCACCCGGTCTGGCTGAACACCCATTTCAATCACCCTCGGGAGATGACCAAATCAGCGCGGCTTGCCCTGCGCAAGCTGGCGGATGCAGGAATTCCCCTTGGCAATCAGTCCGTGCTGCTGGCCGGGGTCAACGACTGCCAGCGAATTATCAAATCGCTGGTCCATAAACTGGTCGCCAACCGGGTCCGCCCTTACTACCTTTATCAATGCGACCTGTCCGAAGGGCTCTCGCACTTCCGTACCCCGGTGGGGAAAGGGATCGAAATCATGGAAGGGCTGATCGGCCATACCAGCGGGTTCTCGGTGCCAACCTATGTCATTGATGCCCCCGGCGGCGGCGGTAAAATCCCCTTGAATCCCAACTATCTGATCTCACTGTCGACCAACAAGGTCGTGCTACGCAATTACGAAGGGGTGATTACCACCTACCAGGAACCGAATAGCTACGAAACCAAGTTCTGCGATCGCAACTGCGAACGCTGTGATCTGCAATTGAAACTTGATGAGGGGCAGGAAAAAGACGCCACCGGCATTGAAAAACTGCTTTCGGACTTTGACGAGGCAATCAGTCTGACCCCGGCCGGGAACCAGAGATTGGAGCGCCGTGATGAGTCATGA
- the ehuD gene encoding ectoine/hydroxyectoine ABC transporter permease subunit EhuD, which yields MFDWKWDFVWNIFPRLLEATGNTLLAAGFGYGIAVVLGLIFALSQRTRFHFLTLTVRELVEFIRSTPLVLQIFFVFYVGPQFGLRLSPWSAGMIAIGLHYASYLSEVYRAGIDAVPKGQWEAAVSLNLSPLRTYKKIILPQAIPPAFAGMGNYLVGIFKDTPMLSVIGVAELMHTANSIGSESYRFLEPYTLVGIIFLAISLPTASLLRRAETHIRQKLGLRTS from the coding sequence ATGTTTGACTGGAAATGGGATTTTGTCTGGAATATTTTTCCCCGCTTGCTGGAAGCAACGGGCAACACCTTACTGGCTGCCGGGTTCGGCTATGGAATCGCTGTTGTCCTGGGCCTGATTTTTGCCCTTTCCCAAAGGACGCGCTTTCATTTTTTGACCCTGACGGTGCGTGAGTTGGTCGAATTCATCCGCTCAACCCCGTTGGTCCTACAAATTTTCTTTGTCTTCTATGTCGGACCGCAATTCGGCCTGCGCCTCTCCCCCTGGTCGGCAGGAATGATTGCCATCGGCCTGCATTACGCTTCCTACTTGTCGGAAGTCTATCGGGCCGGTATTGATGCGGTCCCCAAAGGTCAATGGGAGGCCGCCGTGTCTCTGAATTTAAGTCCGCTTCGGACATATAAGAAAATCATTCTTCCGCAGGCCATCCCCCCGGCCTTTGCCGGCATGGGCAACTACTTGGTCGGCATTTTCAAAGATACTCCGATGCTTTCGGTCATCGGTGTTGCAGAACTGATGCATACGGCCAATTCCATCGGGTCGGAGAGCTACCGATTTCTGGAACCCTATACCCTGGTCGGGATTATCTTTCTGGCGATATCCCTGCCGACCGCCTCTCTGCTGCGCAGAGCGGAAACTCATATACGCCAAAAACTCGGATTGAGGACATCATGA
- a CDS encoding cytochrome-c peroxidase yields the protein MVKKMGRLFLGMLLVTTLVSPALAELTPKQQLGKTLYFDEMLSWNANQACASCHFPPGFADPRNAADPINAPVSEGSVPGLFGGRNAPSSAYAAFSPFFHWDAVNGLFVGGQFWDGRENNLTGQAMGPFLNPVEMAMPDKASVLQALTSHPNLATVNPNAATYQTGFLAVFGVDLSTLDPTNRIEVDAVYEMLADAIAAFEKSYELNQFTSKYDAWLAGLYVMTKQEEKGLKIFTGKAKCNLCHLSTPTLAPDGITPQPPLFTDFTYDNLGIPKNPLLAANPTDYGLGGLPNIAAYDPLTMTDGAVVSATNAGKFKVMTLRNIALTAPYGHNGYFATLKDIIHFYNTAGIPGMWPAPEVALNVNRAELGDLRLTNEQENDLVAFLQTLSDGFLPAPLTAPVPYPPFP from the coding sequence ATGGTGAAGAAAATGGGTCGTCTTTTCCTTGGAATGCTCCTAGTCACAACCCTGGTCAGTCCTGCCCTTGCGGAACTGACCCCAAAGCAGCAGTTAGGCAAAACCCTTTATTTCGATGAGATGCTCTCCTGGAATGCCAATCAGGCCTGTGCCAGCTGCCACTTTCCACCAGGCTTTGCTGATCCGCGTAATGCTGCGGACCCGATCAATGCACCGGTTTCGGAAGGCTCTGTGCCAGGTCTTTTTGGTGGCAGGAATGCGCCGAGTTCCGCGTACGCAGCGTTCAGCCCGTTTTTCCATTGGGATGCCGTCAATGGCTTGTTTGTCGGCGGACAGTTTTGGGACGGCCGCGAGAACAACCTGACCGGGCAGGCGATGGGACCGTTTTTGAACCCGGTAGAAATGGCCATGCCGGATAAGGCAAGTGTCTTACAAGCATTGACCAGCCATCCCAATTTGGCGACAGTAAACCCCAACGCCGCCACTTATCAAACCGGCTTCCTGGCCGTCTTCGGGGTGGACCTCAGCACACTTGATCCGACCAATCGCATTGAAGTGGACGCCGTTTATGAGATGCTGGCCGACGCCATTGCCGCTTTTGAAAAATCCTACGAACTCAATCAGTTCACGTCGAAATATGACGCCTGGCTGGCCGGCTTGTACGTGATGACCAAGCAGGAAGAAAAAGGGCTGAAAATTTTTACCGGCAAAGCAAAGTGCAACCTCTGTCATCTCAGCACGCCAACATTGGCGCCGGACGGGATCACGCCACAGCCGCCGTTATTCACCGATTTTACTTACGACAACCTGGGGATCCCGAAAAATCCGCTGCTGGCCGCTAATCCCACCGATTACGGCTTGGGCGGGCTGCCGAATATTGCCGCTTACGATCCGCTCACCATGACGGATGGCGCTGTTGTTTCCGCGACGAATGCCGGCAAGTTCAAAGTCATGACCCTCCGCAATATCGCGCTGACTGCGCCTTATGGCCACAACGGCTATTTTGCGACTTTGAAAGACATCATCCACTTCTATAATACAGCCGGAATCCCGGGGATGTGGCCCGCTCCGGAAGTGGCCCTGAACGTCAATCGTGCGGAATTGGGCGACCTACGCTTAACCAATGAGCAGGAAAACGATTTGGTGGCCTTTTTACAGACCTTGAGCGACGGCTTTCTACCGGCACCATTGACGGCTCCGGTGCCCTATCCGCCGTTCCCGTAA
- the rpsU gene encoding 30S ribosomal protein S21, translated as MEIRVFDGDINKAVKVLKRKLQQDGLFREIRNRKFYEKPSIKRRRKAKESQRRLRKKMKRLANR; from the coding sequence ATGGAAATCCGAGTTTTTGATGGTGACATCAACAAAGCCGTCAAAGTCTTGAAACGGAAACTGCAGCAAGACGGTCTGTTCAGAGAAATACGCAATCGTAAATTTTATGAAAAGCCCAGCATCAAACGGCGCCGCAAGGCCAAGGAATCGCAGCGCCGCCTGCGAAAAAAAATGAAAAGACTGGCCAATCGTTGA
- the ehuC gene encoding ectoine/hydroxyectoine ABC transporter permease subunit EhuC — protein MTYQKFIIDYGPRLLDGSVTTVLQTILASLVAIAIALAAGLMRLSSNRLIYGTATTYIEIFRGTSLLVQLYWIFFVLPLFGLTLDKFTAGFLAVGMNLGAYGAELVRGGILSVPRGQWEAALALNMSPRQRMLRIIFPQALLNMLPPWGNLLIELLKGTALVSLISVSDLMFEAKQINGSTFLSAQVFGTALVIYYLLARGLLTPFMRWLERVMKRKLGKV, from the coding sequence ATGACCTATCAAAAATTCATTATTGACTATGGCCCCCGCCTGCTCGACGGCTCGGTAACGACCGTTCTCCAGACCATACTGGCTTCCCTGGTTGCCATTGCAATTGCCTTGGCGGCCGGTCTGATGCGTCTTTCCAGCAATCGACTGATTTACGGGACGGCCACGACCTATATCGAAATATTTCGCGGCACCTCACTCCTGGTACAACTTTACTGGATCTTTTTTGTCCTCCCCCTGTTTGGCCTGACCTTGGACAAATTCACCGCCGGATTTTTGGCGGTGGGCATGAATCTTGGCGCCTATGGTGCCGAGTTGGTCCGTGGCGGAATTCTTTCCGTACCACGAGGACAATGGGAAGCGGCTCTGGCCCTGAACATGTCGCCGCGACAACGCATGCTTCGCATCATCTTTCCACAAGCTCTCCTTAATATGCTGCCGCCATGGGGCAACCTGCTGATTGAACTGCTTAAAGGAACCGCTCTGGTGTCTTTGATTTCGGTCTCTGACCTGATGTTCGAAGCCAAACAGATCAATGGCTCGACGTTCCTGTCGGCGCAAGTTTTCGGCACCGCGCTGGTGATTTACTATCTGCTGGCACGGGGGTTGCTGACCCCGTTCATGAGATGGCTTGAACGCGTTATGAAGCGGAAGCTCGGAAAGGTGTGA
- the ablB gene encoding putative beta-lysine N-acetyltransferase, translated as MSHDLIEQIGRSEVQHGPASNRVYLMKLDRRDFPEIVSEIADLADQNDYSKAFVKVPAYARAGFEQNGYRVEAKIPGFYRGRDDAYFMARYFDPDRSKDPAAEQVRQVLAAARHKAGSTVGVTLPPDCDCRTTTPADSEEMARLYRKVFASYPFAIHNPDYLADTMAANLHYIGIWHTGQLVALASAEMDEQGSNAELTDFATLPEWRGCGLANHLLQQLEHEMAQIGITTCYTIARATSYGMNICFAANGYRFSGTLIRNTQISGGLESMNVWYKHLP; from the coding sequence ATGAGTCATGACCTGATTGAGCAGATCGGCCGTTCCGAAGTGCAGCATGGCCCGGCCAGCAACCGGGTTTACCTGATGAAGCTCGACCGCCGCGATTTCCCGGAAATCGTTTCGGAGATCGCGGATCTGGCTGATCAAAACGACTATTCGAAAGCCTTTGTCAAGGTTCCGGCTTACGCCAGGGCGGGCTTTGAACAGAACGGCTACCGGGTTGAAGCCAAGATTCCCGGTTTCTACCGAGGCAGGGATGACGCATACTTCATGGCCCGCTATTTTGACCCGGACCGCAGCAAAGACCCGGCCGCCGAGCAGGTCCGCCAGGTCCTCGCTGCCGCCCGGCACAAGGCAGGCTCCACGGTTGGCGTAACCTTGCCGCCGGACTGCGACTGCCGCACAACAACGCCCGCAGACAGTGAAGAGATGGCCCGCCTCTACCGCAAGGTGTTTGCCAGCTATCCTTTCGCAATTCACAATCCGGACTATCTTGCCGACACCATGGCTGCCAATCTGCACTACATCGGCATCTGGCACACCGGGCAGCTGGTGGCCCTGGCCTCAGCCGAAATGGATGAACAAGGGAGCAATGCCGAGTTGACCGATTTTGCCACCCTCCCGGAGTGGCGCGGCTGCGGGCTGGCCAACCATCTTCTCCAACAATTGGAACACGAGATGGCACAAATCGGGATCACAACCTGTTACACCATTGCCCGGGCGACATCCTACGGAATGAATATCTGCTTTGCCGCAAACGGCTATCGTTTCAGCGGCACCCTGATCAGAAATACCCAGATATCCGGCGGTCTGGAAAGCATGAATGTCTGGTACAAACACTTACCCTGA
- a CDS encoding tetrathionate reductase family octaheme c-type cytochrome → MLFACLLPLLWVGSAAATDHSFIEGPLNSGPEVTKACLECHQDAADHIMKTSHWTWSMEQDFAGKKIDRGKINSINNFCIAVKSNEPRCTSCHIGYGWKDSSFDLTDSSKVDCLVCHDSTGSYKKTPTDAGLPAGEVDLLYVARNVGKTSRQTCGTCHFFGGGGDAVKHGDLDSSIDFPTRNLDVHMAADGNNFTCAGCHETKDHNISGQAMVVSPKGQNHIGCTSCHGDKVHSESILNQHLDTVACQTCHIPTFAKEVPTKTSWDWSTAGQDIKGEKDQYGKPTYMKKKGSFTWGKNIVPTYAWYNGSAGAYQFGDKINPATTTALNYPIGERSDLKAKIYPFKIHTGKQIYDTKNMYFIPPKVFGKGGYWKTFDWKQAAEQGAKANGLKFSGEYGFAPTIMYWRINHMVSPAAQALDCLDCHGDNGRLDWGKLGYQGDPLQNPEFARTR, encoded by the coding sequence ATGCTGTTCGCTTGCCTGCTGCCCCTGCTCTGGGTCGGTAGCGCAGCTGCCACCGACCACTCTTTCATCGAAGGCCCGCTGAACAGCGGTCCGGAGGTGACCAAAGCCTGTCTTGAATGCCATCAGGACGCGGCTGATCACATCATGAAAACCAGCCATTGGACCTGGAGCATGGAGCAGGACTTTGCCGGCAAAAAAATCGACCGCGGCAAGATCAACTCCATCAATAATTTCTGTATCGCCGTTAAATCCAATGAGCCACGCTGCACCAGCTGTCATATCGGTTATGGCTGGAAAGACAGCAGTTTCGATTTGACCGATTCCTCCAAAGTTGACTGCCTTGTCTGTCATGACAGCACCGGCAGTTATAAGAAAACCCCCACGGATGCCGGGCTTCCCGCCGGGGAAGTCGATCTGCTTTACGTCGCCCGCAATGTCGGCAAGACCTCACGCCAGACCTGTGGCACCTGTCACTTCTTTGGCGGCGGCGGCGACGCCGTCAAACACGGGGATCTCGATTCGAGCATCGATTTCCCCACCCGCAACCTCGATGTCCACATGGCTGCTGACGGCAATAACTTCACCTGCGCCGGCTGTCATGAAACGAAGGACCATAACATCAGCGGTCAGGCCATGGTGGTCTCCCCCAAAGGACAGAACCATATCGGCTGCACCAGTTGTCATGGCGATAAGGTCCACAGTGAATCGATCCTCAATCAACATCTCGATACGGTTGCCTGCCAGACCTGCCATATCCCGACCTTTGCCAAAGAGGTTCCGACCAAAACCTCCTGGGACTGGTCCACGGCCGGCCAGGATATCAAAGGGGAAAAAGACCAGTACGGCAAACCGACCTATATGAAGAAAAAGGGCTCCTTCACCTGGGGCAAAAATATCGTCCCGACCTATGCCTGGTATAACGGCAGTGCCGGCGCCTATCAATTCGGCGACAAAATCAATCCCGCCACCACAACGGCACTGAACTACCCCATCGGCGAGCGAAGCGACCTGAAGGCCAAAATTTACCCGTTCAAGATCCATACGGGGAAACAGATCTACGATACGAAAAACATGTACTTTATTCCGCCCAAAGTGTTTGGCAAAGGCGGCTACTGGAAGACCTTCGACTGGAAGCAGGCGGCTGAGCAGGGAGCCAAAGCCAATGGTCTGAAGTTCAGCGGAGAATACGGGTTTGCCCCGACCATCATGTACTGGCGCATCAACCACATGGTCTCCCCCGCGGCCCAGGCTCTGGATTGCCTCGATTGTCACGGCGACAACGGCCGCCTGGACTGGGGCAAACTCGGCTACCAGGGAGACCCGCTGCAGAACCCCGAATTTGCCCGAACCCGGTAA
- a CDS encoding transporter substrate-binding domain-containing protein, translated as MFMQNMYLQLKNKLSNPGALILLGFTLLFIQAGPAQAGPLMDRIDAGKTIRIGFANEVPWAYPGENNKPLGFVNAYTLGVLKEMGYTNIEPVVTEWGGLIPGLKANRFDIITGGMYILNSRCQNIAFSEPMGKFGDAFIVAKGNPKGIQNYQDIKNKNAMLVTGAGYNTIEAAKKEGVAENNIMTVPGPTEILAAVKAGRADAGGMTYFTALNLAKESGNAVDVTNPSALPEWTLAYVGIGFREADRDFLKRFNAAQKKYLGSAKMLKTVEQYGYTKNQLPGEVTTAWVCKNR; from the coding sequence ATGTTTATGCAAAATATGTACTTACAATTAAAAAATAAGTTGTCAAACCCAGGAGCACTGATCCTGCTCGGTTTTACCCTGCTCTTCATTCAGGCGGGGCCTGCCCAGGCCGGCCCTTTGATGGACAGAATCGACGCCGGCAAGACCATTCGTATCGGTTTTGCAAATGAAGTTCCCTGGGCCTATCCCGGTGAAAACAACAAGCCGCTCGGCTTTGTCAATGCCTACACGTTGGGCGTGCTCAAGGAGATGGGTTACACCAATATCGAGCCGGTCGTCACTGAATGGGGCGGCCTGATTCCGGGTTTAAAAGCCAATCGTTTCGATATCATCACCGGCGGTATGTATATTCTCAACAGTCGTTGTCAAAACATCGCATTCTCCGAACCAATGGGGAAATTCGGCGACGCTTTCATCGTTGCCAAAGGGAACCCCAAAGGAATACAGAATTACCAGGACATCAAAAACAAAAATGCCATGCTGGTCACCGGTGCCGGCTATAACACCATTGAAGCGGCCAAAAAAGAAGGCGTTGCCGAAAATAACATCATGACGGTCCCCGGCCCCACCGAAATTCTCGCTGCTGTCAAAGCGGGCCGGGCCGATGCGGGGGGCATGACCTATTTTACCGCGTTGAATCTGGCCAAAGAATCCGGAAATGCCGTGGATGTCACCAATCCCTCGGCCTTGCCTGAGTGGACCCTGGCTTACGTTGGCATTGGCTTTCGCGAAGCGGATCGCGACTTCCTGAAAAGGTTCAATGCAGCCCAGAAAAAATATCTCGGTTCGGCAAAAATGCTGAAAACGGTTGAACAATACGGATACACCAAAAATCAACTCCCCGGTGAAGTCACAACCGCCTGGGTTTGTAAAAACCGCTGA
- the ehuA gene encoding ectoine/hydroxyectoine ABC transporter ATP-binding protein EhuA, translating to MTPQQKIAYPLHLNGTDAPMVRFHNVTKRYGDLVVLDSLQLDVAEGEMVTIIGPSGSGKTTVLRMLMTLEKIDGGVIYVDGEPLTHMEKNGALVRADKRYLRRQRANIGMCFQHFNLFPHMTALENCIEAPIQVLGLKKKAATERAEELLDMVGMLEKAHEHPSRLSGGQQQRVAIARSLAMRPKVMLFDEVTSALDPEVIGEVTQVIRKLVDKHNLTMLMVTHQMGFAREISDRVCFFYDGSIEEQGTPDQLFDNPQKERTQQFLSAVFEAG from the coding sequence ATGACTCCCCAGCAAAAAATAGCATATCCCTTACACTTGAACGGTACTGACGCCCCCATGGTCCGCTTTCACAACGTGACCAAACGCTACGGAGACCTCGTTGTCCTCGACTCCCTCCAACTTGATGTTGCCGAGGGTGAAATGGTCACGATTATCGGGCCATCCGGTTCGGGCAAGACAACGGTCCTGCGCATGCTGATGACCTTGGAAAAGATTGATGGCGGTGTCATTTACGTTGATGGCGAGCCGCTGACTCACATGGAAAAAAACGGGGCGCTGGTTCGTGCCGATAAAAGATACCTGCGCCGTCAGCGTGCCAACATTGGCATGTGCTTTCAACATTTCAACCTGTTCCCTCATATGACCGCGCTGGAAAATTGCATTGAAGCCCCGATCCAAGTCCTAGGGCTTAAGAAAAAAGCGGCCACAGAACGCGCCGAAGAACTTCTCGACATGGTCGGCATGCTTGAAAAGGCTCATGAACACCCTTCGCGATTATCCGGGGGACAACAGCAACGGGTCGCCATTGCCCGGTCCCTTGCCATGCGCCCAAAAGTGATGTTGTTTGATGAAGTGACTTCGGCACTTGACCCCGAAGTGATCGGAGAGGTGACCCAGGTCATTCGCAAACTGGTTGACAAGCACAACCTGACCATGTTGATGGTGACCCATCAGATGGGGTTCGCCAGGGAAATTTCCGACCGGGTCTGCTTTTTCTACGATGGCAGCATCGAGGAACAAGGGACTCCGGACCAACTTTTTGACAACCCACAGAAAGAACGAACTCAGCAATTCCTCAGCGCAGTATTTGAAGCCGGTTAA
- a CDS encoding MarR family winged helix-turn-helix transcriptional regulator, translating to MSATKTNTTNQGTLIPEASYDLRIMQALRRVIRAIDLHSHKLTTQYKITGPQLSCLTTIRDDGPMTSANLAKKVYLSPSTVVGIIDRLEEKNLVTRNRDSKDRRQVHIAITPSGAELIEAAPSMLQETLSAALGELSEIEQVSITLALEKLVDLMEARHIGAAPILETGPLTDRSA from the coding sequence ATGAGCGCGACCAAGACCAACACGACCAATCAAGGAACCCTGATCCCGGAAGCAAGCTACGACCTGCGCATCATGCAGGCATTGCGGCGGGTCATCCGCGCCATCGACCTGCACTCGCACAAGCTGACCACCCAGTACAAAATCACCGGGCCCCAGCTGAGTTGCCTGACCACCATCAGGGACGATGGTCCCATGACCAGCGCGAATCTGGCTAAAAAAGTTTATCTCAGCCCCAGTACGGTCGTTGGGATCATCGACCGCCTTGAAGAAAAGAATCTGGTCACCCGCAATCGGGACAGCAAGGACCGCCGCCAGGTGCATATCGCCATCACCCCAAGTGGAGCAGAGCTCATCGAAGCGGCCCCGTCCATGCTGCAGGAGACCCTCTCCGCAGCCTTGGGAGAGCTCTCTGAAATAGAGCAGGTCTCCATCACCCTCGCCCTTGAAAAGCTGGTCGATCTTATGGAAGCCCGTCATATCGGCGCGGCGCCGATCCTGGAAACAGGCCCCTTGACCGACAGATCAGCCTGA